A section of the Prochlorococcus marinus XMU1402 genome encodes:
- the lysA gene encoding diaminopimelate decarboxylase: MEEKKSFLKQKIDFNSPNKNIVPITTSIGSDGKLSVGGCSIEELVNKYDSPLYILDEVTLRNSCRAYKKALEKYYPGKSLPIYASKANSSIFMSNLISSEGLGLDAVSEGELLTALKGGVPNEKIVFHGNNKSDKEIEFAVRNNIRIIVDNDYDLERLEQISTAFNSDLEIMVRFTPGIECHTHEYIRTGSFDSKFGFGIEYLNILFERVSKTKHLKLKGLHAHIGSQIFELDPHKDLGEIMVNVILDAKKFGHDIQKLNVGGGLGIKYTEKDDPPSIDEWVKTISTSVIKACKKHSLALPTLMCEPGRSIVSTAGITIYKIGAFKEIPGIRTYLSVDGGMSDNPRPITYQSNYSACLVSNPFNINSKNKYTIAGKHCESGDVLFKEIELANCKTGDLICVFGTGAYNNSMSSNYNRIPRPAALLVSDGEAEIIQKRESPLDLLKYDVLPDRFLKQN; this comes from the coding sequence ATGGAAGAAAAAAAATCCTTTTTAAAACAAAAGATTGATTTCAACAGTCCAAATAAAAATATAGTACCTATCACTACATCCATTGGAAGTGATGGAAAGTTATCAGTTGGTGGATGTTCAATAGAAGAATTAGTTAACAAGTATGATTCTCCTCTTTATATTCTAGACGAAGTAACTCTAAGAAACTCTTGTAGAGCATACAAAAAAGCATTAGAAAAGTATTACCCAGGGAAATCTCTTCCCATATATGCCTCCAAGGCTAATAGTTCAATCTTCATGAGTAATCTAATTTCTTCAGAAGGTTTAGGTCTTGATGCGGTTTCAGAAGGAGAACTATTAACGGCGCTTAAAGGTGGGGTACCTAATGAAAAAATTGTCTTCCATGGTAACAATAAATCAGACAAAGAAATTGAGTTTGCTGTAAGAAATAATATTAGAATAATTGTAGATAATGATTATGACTTAGAAAGATTAGAGCAAATCTCAACTGCATTTAATAGTGATTTAGAAATAATGGTTCGCTTTACTCCTGGGATTGAATGCCATACGCATGAATATATAAGAACAGGATCATTTGATAGCAAATTTGGTTTTGGAATTGAATATTTAAATATTTTATTTGAGAGAGTCAGCAAGACAAAACATCTTAAATTAAAAGGATTACATGCACATATTGGGTCACAGATTTTTGAACTAGACCCACATAAAGATCTAGGCGAAATAATGGTGAATGTCATTCTAGACGCCAAAAAATTTGGCCATGATATTCAAAAATTGAATGTAGGTGGAGGTTTAGGCATTAAATATACAGAAAAGGACGATCCCCCTTCAATTGATGAATGGGTGAAAACAATTTCTACATCTGTTATTAAAGCTTGTAAAAAACACAGCCTAGCTTTACCTACTTTGATGTGTGAGCCAGGAAGATCAATTGTATCCACAGCAGGAATAACAATTTACAAAATTGGGGCGTTTAAAGAAATACCTGGGATCAGAACATATTTGTCTGTTGATGGTGGGATGAGTGATAATCCAAGACCGATAACATATCAATCAAATTATTCCGCTTGTTTGGTAAGTAATCCTTTTAACATAAATTCCAAAAATAAATATACTATCGCTGGTAAACACTGCGAATCAGGAGATGTGTTGTTTAAAGAGATAGAACTAGCTAATTGCAAAACAGGAGATCTCATATGTGTTTTTGGTACTGGTGCTTACAATAACTCAATGAGTTCTAATTACAACAGAATTCCAAGACCTGCTGCTCTATTGGTTTCTGATGGTGAAGCAGAAATTATCCAAAAAAGAGAAAGTCCGTTGGATCTTTTAAAATACGACGTCTTACCTGATCGCTTTCTTAAACAAAATTAG
- the cdaA gene encoding diadenylate cyclase CdaA: MNFWGIINLKLLLDVLFAVGFGLLLFSRVKEQRTLWLLRGYLFLVSSAWFIQRYAYLPLTSKLIDAAVLACSLSLAILWQGELRRLMELLGTGRLAVLLGNPPKEFRATSTTITQLVDTAGKLSQNRRGALIVVDLGSDLRPEDFLYSGTNIEAQLSTELLINLFATDTPLHDGAVLVKGNKIISAGVILPLSRQGISRYGTRHLAALGITERFDRCICIVVSEETGTLSLANQGKLERPITSSRLQELLVNLIGNQNSMGTNKPSLSKNSLSQKTNTSDNIIDEINEKESKKSEIITTKRD, from the coding sequence GTGAATTTCTGGGGGATCATAAATTTAAAGCTTTTATTAGATGTCTTATTCGCTGTAGGTTTTGGACTTTTATTATTTTCTAGAGTTAAAGAACAGAGAACTTTATGGCTTTTAAGGGGATATTTGTTTTTAGTTTCATCAGCTTGGTTTATTCAAAGATATGCATATCTTCCATTAACATCAAAATTAATTGATGCTGCAGTCCTCGCATGCTCTCTCTCTTTAGCGATACTTTGGCAAGGAGAGCTAAGAAGGTTAATGGAATTGTTAGGTACTGGTAGGTTAGCTGTATTACTAGGAAATCCACCAAAGGAATTCAGAGCAACATCCACTACTATTACTCAGTTAGTTGATACTGCAGGTAAACTCTCTCAGAATAGGAGAGGTGCTTTAATCGTTGTGGATTTGGGGAGTGATTTAAGGCCTGAAGATTTCTTGTATTCAGGGACAAATATTGAGGCGCAACTATCAACTGAACTTTTAATAAATCTTTTTGCAACAGATACACCGCTGCATGATGGAGCAGTTCTTGTGAAAGGTAATAAAATAATATCTGCAGGTGTAATACTTCCACTCTCGCGGCAAGGAATTAGCAGATACGGTACAAGACATTTGGCTGCATTGGGAATTACAGAAAGATTTGATAGATGCATTTGTATTGTTGTTTCTGAAGAGACAGGTACGTTATCATTAGCAAATCAGGGAAAACTTGAAAGGCCAATTACTAGCAGTAGGTTACAAGAACTTCTTGTGAATTTAATAGGGAATCAAAACTCTATGGGAACTAATAAACCATCTTTAAGTAAAAATTCTTTGTCCCAAAAGACAAATACAAGTGATAATATTATTGATGAAATTAATGAAAAAGAGTCCAAAAAATCAGAAATCATTACCACTAAAAGGGACTAG
- a CDS encoding isoprenyl transferase, translating to MRLGKLIDDKINDLLIKIDMQKVPNHVAIIMDGNGRWATGKGLPRSFGHKQGVIVLKEILKAAKNLGCKIITVYAFSTENWTRPTKEVEFLINLFSEVLKNEIKEIHEESTKIKFIGDLTPFPKNLKEIISSSESLTKNNNKFLFNVCVNYGGRQEIVKVAKQLALKSSSGEIKPNEIDEKLFDSELLTGGIKDPELLIRTSGEKRISNFLLWQLAYSEIYISDVLWPDFNEYEFLKAIIDYQSRNRRFGGIESLPNESLKDSQCSS from the coding sequence ATGAGATTAGGAAAATTAATAGACGATAAAATTAATGATTTATTAATAAAAATAGACATGCAAAAAGTACCCAATCATGTAGCAATAATTATGGATGGCAATGGGAGATGGGCCACTGGAAAGGGTTTACCTCGATCATTTGGGCATAAACAGGGGGTTATTGTATTAAAAGAAATTCTCAAAGCTGCAAAAAATTTAGGTTGCAAAATAATTACTGTTTATGCTTTTTCAACTGAGAATTGGACAAGGCCAACAAAAGAAGTTGAATTTCTCATAAATCTTTTTAGCGAAGTTTTAAAAAATGAAATTAAAGAGATACATGAAGAATCAACAAAAATAAAATTTATTGGAGATTTAACTCCTTTTCCAAAAAATTTAAAAGAAATAATCTCTAGTTCAGAATCTTTAACTAAAAACAACAATAAATTTTTATTCAATGTTTGTGTTAATTATGGAGGTAGGCAAGAAATAGTAAAAGTTGCAAAACAATTAGCACTAAAATCTTCTTCCGGAGAAATAAAGCCAAATGAAATTGACGAAAAATTATTTGATTCAGAGCTACTAACTGGAGGTATTAAGGATCCAGAATTACTTATAAGAACTAGTGGCGAAAAGAGAATAAGTAATTTTCTATTATGGCAACTAGCATATTCAGAAATTTATATATCTGACGTACTTTGGCCTGATTTCAATGAGTATGAATTTCTTAAGGCAATAATTGATTACCAATCAAGGAATAGACGTTTCGGCGGTATAGAATCATTACCAAATGAATCTTTAAAAGATTCTCAATGTTCTTCCTAA
- the bioB gene encoding biotin synthase BioB produces the protein MTNANNHQLDNEFRFDWERQEILEILNKPLIDLMWESQIVHRKFNKYNIQLASLFSVKTGGCEENCSYCSQSIYSASEIKSHPQFQVEEVLKRAQIAKNEGADRFCMGWAWREIRDGKSFNAMLEMISGVRDLGMEACVTAGMLTEEQAYKLADAGLTAYNHNLDTSPEYYKNIITTRTYQDRLDTIKRVRNAGINVCCGGIIGLGETNGDRASLLEVLSNMNPHPESVPINSLVAIEGTGLEDNKEIDSIEMIRMIATARILMPKSKIRLSAGREKLSKEAQILCFQCGANSIFYGDELLTTSNPSFQSDRKLLKEVGVSFNKDFESSKKTLSSL, from the coding sequence ATGACTAATGCGAATAATCATCAGTTAGATAACGAATTTAGATTTGATTGGGAAAGACAAGAAATTCTAGAAATACTTAATAAACCTCTGATCGATTTAATGTGGGAATCACAAATCGTTCACAGAAAATTCAACAAATACAACATTCAATTAGCATCGTTGTTCAGCGTAAAAACTGGTGGTTGCGAGGAAAATTGTTCGTATTGTAGCCAATCAATTTATAGTGCTAGCGAAATCAAAAGTCATCCACAATTTCAAGTTGAAGAGGTTTTAAAAAGAGCCCAAATAGCAAAGAATGAAGGTGCAGATAGGTTTTGTATGGGTTGGGCATGGAGAGAAATTAGAGATGGGAAATCTTTTAATGCAATGTTAGAGATGATTAGCGGTGTGAGAGATTTAGGAATGGAAGCATGTGTTACAGCTGGGATGCTTACAGAAGAACAAGCTTACAAACTAGCTGATGCAGGTTTGACTGCGTATAACCACAATCTTGATACTAGTCCTGAGTATTATAAAAATATTATTACGACTAGAACTTATCAAGACAGACTAGATACTATCAAAAGAGTAAGAAATGCAGGAATAAATGTTTGTTGTGGAGGAATAATAGGTTTAGGTGAAACCAATGGCGATAGAGCATCTCTTTTGGAAGTGCTTTCAAACATGAATCCACACCCTGAAAGTGTTCCTATAAATTCATTAGTAGCTATTGAAGGTACTGGTCTAGAAGATAATAAAGAAATTGATTCTATTGAGATGATAAGAATGATAGCTACAGCCAGAATTCTTATGCCTAAGAGTAAAATAAGATTAAGTGCAGGTCGAGAAAAGCTCTCAAAAGAAGCCCAAATTTTATGTTTTCAATGTGGTGCAAATTCAATTTTTTATGGAGATGAGTTACTCACAACTTCAAATCCATCTTTTCAATCAGACAGAAAACTTCTTAAAGAGGTTGGAGTATCATTTAATAAAGATTTTGAAAGTAGTAAAAAAACATTATCTTCTTTATGA
- a CDS encoding rhodanese-related sulfurtransferase — translation MKGKIYKIVSLYSFFPFQENLIIDLKNKLLEIENENDLSGLLILASEGINGTICAKKNVIDIVINLLNNYTENKNLNMKVNFSEKKVFKKLKIKIKKEIVTMGVHEINPPENNGTYIDSADWNKLIKNQNTIVIDTRNHYEVSIGTFQNSINPNTRNFSEFPKWVDDHLDTLLENKESSNIAMFCTGGIRCEKATSLLKKKGYKNIYHLQGGILQYLDDIPKEKSLFEGECYVFDKRVALNQELEKGSYSICHACGMPISIQDQERKEYRKGIQCHFCIDQFSDDDRKRFEERQKQIDRLKVENHKIHKY, via the coding sequence ATGAAAGGCAAAATTTATAAAATAGTTTCTCTTTATTCTTTTTTCCCATTTCAAGAAAACTTAATTATTGATCTCAAAAATAAATTATTAGAAATTGAAAATGAAAACGATCTCTCAGGCTTATTAATCTTGGCAAGTGAAGGAATTAATGGAACTATTTGTGCTAAGAAAAATGTAATTGATATTGTTATCAATTTACTTAACAATTATACAGAAAATAAAAATTTGAATATGAAAGTAAACTTTTCAGAAAAGAAAGTCTTCAAAAAATTAAAAATAAAAATCAAGAAAGAAATAGTTACCATGGGTGTCCATGAAATAAATCCTCCAGAAAATAATGGGACCTATATTGACTCAGCTGATTGGAATAAGTTAATTAAAAATCAAAATACAATAGTCATCGATACTAGAAATCATTATGAGGTTTCTATAGGTACATTTCAGAACTCTATAAACCCAAATACAAGAAACTTTAGCGAATTCCCCAAGTGGGTAGATGATCATTTAGATACCCTCTTAGAAAATAAAGAGTCTTCAAATATAGCTATGTTTTGTACCGGAGGAATTAGATGTGAAAAAGCTACTAGTTTGCTGAAAAAGAAAGGTTATAAAAACATATATCACCTACAAGGGGGCATCCTTCAATACCTTGATGATATACCAAAAGAAAAAAGTTTATTTGAAGGTGAATGTTATGTTTTTGATAAAAGAGTTGCTTTAAATCAAGAATTAGAAAAAGGCTCCTACTCGATTTGTCATGCATGTGGAATGCCAATTTCAATTCAAGATCAAGAAAGAAAAGAATATAGAAAGGGAATCCAATGTCATTTCTGCATAGATCAGTTCAGTGATGATGATAGGAAAAGGTTTGAAGAAAGACAAAAACAGATCGATAGATTAAAAGTGGAAAATCATAAAATCCATAAGTATTAA
- the lipA gene encoding lipoyl synthase, with amino-acid sequence MRDNNLIKKEKILRLPSWIKFPISKASEFEKIQTLIKKSNIHTICEEARCPNRSECYASGTATFLLGGSICSRSCAFCQVNKGRPSSINIDECSQVAEAVKVLNLKYVVLTSVARDDLSDHGANLFISTIDEIRKIDSTIKIEVLTPDLWGGGKNFDETNNLQTERLKMILEKDPICFNHNLETVERLQKEVRRGANYKKSLSLLKKSKDIAPHIQTKSGIMLGLGETLDEIKNTISDLKKIDCDQITIGQYLRPSFNHLPVKKYWDPSEFEYLYRFSKKLGFKKVSSGPLVRSSYHAG; translated from the coding sequence ATGAGAGACAATAATCTAATCAAGAAAGAAAAAATCCTAAGACTTCCCTCTTGGATTAAATTTCCTATTAGTAAAGCTTCAGAATTTGAAAAAATTCAAACACTTATCAAAAAATCAAATATTCATACTATTTGTGAAGAAGCAAGATGTCCAAATAGATCAGAATGTTATGCCTCAGGAACAGCCACTTTCTTACTGGGTGGATCAATATGTTCTCGTTCATGTGCTTTTTGTCAGGTAAATAAAGGTAGACCTAGTTCTATCAATATTGATGAATGTTCTCAAGTCGCTGAAGCAGTGAAAGTACTAAATTTGAAATATGTAGTTTTGACATCAGTAGCTAGAGACGATCTCTCTGATCATGGTGCAAATTTATTTATATCTACAATTGATGAGATTAGAAAAATTGATTCAACAATAAAAATAGAGGTTTTAACTCCTGATTTATGGGGTGGGGGCAAAAATTTTGATGAAACTAATAACCTTCAAACTGAGAGATTGAAGATGATTTTAGAAAAAGATCCAATATGCTTTAATCATAATCTTGAAACTGTTGAAAGACTGCAAAAAGAAGTTAGGAGAGGTGCAAATTATAAGAAGTCTCTTAGTTTACTAAAAAAATCAAAAGATATTGCTCCTCATATTCAAACTAAATCAGGCATAATGTTAGGCCTTGGGGAAACATTGGATGAAATAAAAAATACAATTTCTGATCTTAAAAAAATAGATTGTGATCAAATTACAATCGGCCAATATTTAAGGCCCTCATTCAACCATTTACCAGTTAAGAAATATTGGGATCCATCAGAGTTTGAATATTTATATCGCTTCTCTAAGAAATTGGGATTCAAGAAAGTATCTTCTGGCCCTTTAGTTAGAAGTAGTTATCATGCGGGTTAA
- the recR gene encoding recombination mediator RecR, with protein MITYTKPLSKLIGHFEKFPGIGPRTAQRLALFILKQPESTIRDFSKALLEAHSNVGRCKKCFNLTSEDECEICKNTERNQKLICVVAETKDLLALERAREFKGVYHVIGGLISPMDSVGPELLEIRSLVERVSKSEIDEIILALTPSVEGDTTSLYIGKLLAPFTKVTRIAYGLPMGSELEYVDEVTLARALEGRTKLN; from the coding sequence TTGATTACTTATACCAAACCGCTTTCAAAATTAATTGGTCATTTTGAGAAATTCCCAGGGATTGGTCCAAGAACAGCTCAACGATTAGCCCTGTTTATTTTAAAACAACCTGAAAGTACAATAAGAGATTTTTCAAAGGCTTTGTTAGAAGCACATAGTAATGTTGGTCGTTGCAAAAAATGTTTCAATTTGACTTCAGAAGATGAATGTGAAATTTGTAAAAATACTGAAAGAAATCAAAAACTAATCTGTGTAGTAGCAGAAACTAAAGATTTGCTTGCTTTGGAGCGCGCCAGAGAATTTAAAGGTGTTTACCACGTTATTGGCGGTTTAATATCCCCAATGGATTCTGTTGGCCCCGAACTCTTAGAAATAAGAAGCTTGGTAGAAAGAGTTAGTAAGTCTGAAATAGATGAGATCATATTGGCATTGACCCCCAGTGTTGAGGGAGATACAACAAGTCTTTATATTGGAAAATTGTTAGCACCTTTTACTAAAGTTACGAGGATTGCATATGGCCTCCCAATGGGTAGTGAACTTGAATATGTGGATGAAGTTACACTTGCAAGGGCTTTAGAAGGAAGAACAAAACTAAATTAG
- the psbP gene encoding photosystem II reaction center PsbP: MKNIKFNPFKYLFLIFLCLTLSACSGGLNAGLEAYQSPDGRYAFLYPTGWTRVKVDGGPEIIYHDLINSNETLSLVISDVNKEVQLEQLGSPSEVGQTLIDKVIAPEGSGREVKLINANKREASNHIFYDLEYELNLNEQARHELATVVIDRGTLYTFAVGTNEERWNKVDGMFSNVIESFNFLI, encoded by the coding sequence ATGAAAAATATCAAATTTAATCCTTTCAAATATTTATTTTTGATTTTTTTGTGTTTAACACTGAGTGCTTGTAGTGGCGGACTAAATGCAGGATTAGAAGCTTATCAAAGTCCAGATGGAAGATATGCCTTTTTGTATCCAACAGGATGGACTAGAGTAAAAGTCGATGGAGGGCCTGAAATTATTTATCATGATCTAATAAATAGTAATGAGACCTTAAGTTTAGTCATTTCTGATGTAAATAAAGAGGTTCAATTAGAGCAATTAGGAAGCCCAAGTGAAGTAGGTCAAACATTAATTGATAAAGTCATTGCTCCCGAAGGTTCAGGTAGAGAGGTAAAACTTATAAATGCAAATAAGAGAGAAGCATCCAATCATATTTTCTACGATTTAGAGTATGAATTAAATTTAAATGAACAGGCCAGACACGAATTAGCTACTGTCGTAATTGATAGAGGAACACTTTACACTTTCGCTGTCGGAACAAATGAAGAGAGATGGAATAAAGTTGACGGTATGTTTAGTAATGTAATTGAATCATTTAACTTTTTAATATAG